The following are from one region of the Acanthopagrus latus isolate v.2019 chromosome 2, fAcaLat1.1, whole genome shotgun sequence genome:
- the LOC119008080 gene encoding extracellular calcium-sensing receptor-like, with protein MSFLWFLSRWPSTALFLLLLSVVGRQTGLEVVQATVCSRWDATRDKSLSQDGDVIIGGLFNLHYKPSAVEQGYTKLPSYEPCTGLDIEPLKYTYALAFAVEEINRNSTLLPGVKLGYRILDSCSRYPWALQGALSMVGGDTHSCDQLVPLLICAASSTTGIMLSRILAPLSVPVISYLASCPCLSDRTKFPNFFRTIPSDIYQARAMAQLAIRFKWTWTGAVIENNDYGQLAIQIFQEEIEGKGVCLEFIEAVNRETILNDARRAALKIKDSTATVILIFCWYTDVKKLFLELAKRNVTDRQFLASEAWSTSDDLLQDLAISKVASGVLGVAIRSSTIPGFEKYLRNLHPSHRPDDEFFREFWQKEFGSCSGTESLEGVQHPFTDTSQLRVAYNVYLAVYAAAHALHSLLSCPNRDSPPGNNSSTCSSPKHIKPRELLQHLNRVNVTTPQGEMFHFQGADIPAKYDLVNWQSTPEGSLKLVLIGHVGGFDLHLNESAIQWSTGSNQVPVSVCSESCPPGTRKANRKGEPLCCFDCIPCAEGEISNKTGSLHCKRCPSEFWSNVEQTACVPRQLDFLAFNETLGITLTTAAVSGAAVTTAVCVVFICYRKTPMVRANNSELSFLLLLSLKLCFLCSLVFIGRPSVWSCRFQQAAFGISFVLCVSCLLVKTLVVLAVFRSARPGAETLMKWFGPGQQRGSVGLFTSVQVIICAIWLSLSPPVPQPDLGFQGSKVTLECSMASVVGFSLVLGYIGLLACTCLLLAFLARKLPDNFNEAKLITFSMLIFCAVWVAFVPAYVSSPGKYVVAVEIFAILASSYGLLICIFAPKCFIILLRPEKNTKKHLMAR; from the exons ATGTCTTTCCTCTGGTTCCTCAGTCGGTGGCCCTCCACAGCcctcttcctgctgcttcttAGTGTAGTAGGCAGGCAGACGGGGCTGGAGGTGGTTCAGGCAACAGTGTGCTCCAGGTGGGATGCAACCAGAGACAAGAGCCTCTCCCAGGATGGAGATGTGATTATCGGTGGACTTTTCAATCTCCATTACAAACCATCAGCTGTAGAACAGGGCTACACCAAGCTGCCAAGTTATGAACCTTGCACCGG TTTAGATATAGAGCcattaaaatatacatatgCTTTGGCATTTGCGGTGGAAGAAATAAATCGTAACAGCACCCTGCTACCAGGAGTGAAGCTGGGCTACCGTATACTTGACAGCTGCTCCCGATACCCCTGGGCTCTGCAAGGTGCACTGTCAATGGTTGGAGgggacacacacagct GTGATCAACTTGTTCCTTTGCTCATTTGTGCGGCCTCATCTACAACAGGCATAATGCTGTCTAGGATCCTGGCCCCTCTATCTGTGCCAGTT ATCAGCTACTTGGCTAGCTGCCCCTGTCTTAGTGACAGGACAAAGTTTCCTAACTTCTTCAGAACAATCCCCAGTGATATTTACCAAGCCCGGGCCATGGCACAACTGGCCATACGCTTCAAATGGACATGGACTGGAGCAGTGATAGAAAACAATGATTATGGTCAATTGGCGATACAG atatttcagGAGGAGATTGAGGGGAAAGGAGTGTGTTTGGAATTTATCGAGGCTGTTAACAGAGAAACTATACTGAATGATGCCAGACGTGCAGCTCTCAAAATTAAAGATTCAACTGCAACAGTGATTCTGATCTTTTGCTGGTACACAGATGTGAAGAAATTATTTCTGGAATTGGCCAAGAGAAAT gtgacagacagacagtttctGGCCAGTGAGGCTTGGAGCACCAGTGATGATCTTCTTCAGGATCTTGCCATCTCTAAAGTCGCAAGTGGTGTTCTTGGTGTGGCTATTCGAAGTTCAACAATACCTGGATTTGAAAAGTATCTCAGGAATTTGCACCCAAGTCATCGTCCTGATGATGAATTCTTCAGAGAATTCTGGCAAAAGGAGTTTGGAT CCTGCAGTGGGACAGAGTCCCTGGAGGGAGTGCAGCATCCCTTCACTGACACCTCTCAGCTAAGGGTGGCATATAATGTGTACCTGGCTGTTTATGCTGCAGCCCACGCCCTCCACAGCCTTCTCTCCTGCCCCAACAGAGACAGCCCTCCTGGAAACaacagctccacctgctcctctccaaaacacatcaaacccAGAGAG CTGTTGCAGCACTTAAACAGAGTGAACGTCACCACACCACaaggagaaatgtttcatttccaaGGTGCTGACATTCCAGCGAAGTACGACCTTGTCAACTGGCAGAGCACCCCTGAAGGATCACTTAAACTTGTTTTGATCGGTCATGTGGGCGGCTTTGACCTCCACCTTAATGAGTCAGCTATTCAGTGGAGCACAGGATCAAATCAG GTTCCTGTTTCAGTGTGCAGTGAGAGCTGCCCCCCAGGTACCAGAAAGGCCAACAGGAAAGGAgaacctctctgctgctttgactgTATCCCATGTGCTGAAGGGGAGATTAGCAATAAAACTG GTTCTCTTCACTGTAAGCGTTGTCCATCTGAGTTCTGGTCGAATGTAGAACAAACAGCCTGTGTCCCTCGTCAGCTGGACTTTCTTGCCTTTAATGAAACATTGGGCATCACTCTGaccactgcagctgtgtctggtgctgcagtgacaacagctgtgtgtgtggtgtttatTTGCTACCGTAAAACACCTATG GTGCGAGCCAACAATTCGGAACTGAGCTTCctgcttcttctgtctctgaagCTTTGCTTCCTTTGCTCACTGGTCTTCATCGGTCGTCCATCAGTCTGGTCCTGTCGGTTCCAGCAGGCAGCCTTTGGGATCAgctttgtactttgtgtttcGTGCCTCCTGGTCAAAACCCTCGTAGTTCTTGCTGTTTTCCGCTCAGCTCGGCCTGGTGCTGAAACTTTGATGAAGTGGTTTGGTCCGGGCCAACAGAGAGGAAGTGTCGGCCTCTTTACTTCTGTACag GTTATCATCTGTGCCATATGGCTGTCCCTCAGCCCTCCAGTGCCTCAACCTGATCTGGGTTTccaagggtcaaaggtcaccctGGAGTGTTCCATGGCCTCTGTGGTGGGCTTCTCTCTGGTTCTGGGCTACATCGGCCTGCTGGCCTGCACCTGCCTCCTCTTGGCCTTTCTGGCTCGGAAACTTCCTGACAACTTCAATGAGGCCAAACtgatcaccttcagcatgctgatattctgtgcTGTCTGGGTGGCCTTTGTCCCTGCTTACGTTAGCTCTCCTGGCAAGTATGTTGTTGCTGTGGAAATTTTTGCAATTCTGGCTTCCAGCTATGGTTTACTGATCTGTATTTTTGCCCCCAAATGTTTCATCATCCTTTTGAGGCCTGAGAAAAACACTAAGAAGCACCTGATGGCCAGATAA